The genome window ttgtccatgaatttatcttcagtagactggactactgtaatggtgtctttacaggtctcactgAGAAAcccattagaaagctgcagctgattcagaacgctgctgctcgagtcctcactaacactaagagagtggatcacatcacaccagttctgaagtctttacactggcttcctgtctgtcaaagaattcatttcaaagttctgctgctggtttataaagcattgaatggattaggcccaaaatacatttctgatctcctgctacgttatgaaccatccagaactctcaggtcttctgggacgggtcagctttctgtccccagagtcagaactaaacaaggagaagcagcgttcagttactatgctccaaatatctggaactcTattcttactacttttaaatccaggctgaaaacatttctttttgccgctgcttttaattgaactggtcttatctaacattgcacttaAACCTTTATTCTGCATTGtatctttttttagtttttttagttttaagcTAAAGAGGAGTTAGGTTTGACTTCCGTACAGATTGAGAACCTGTCTTGTTACTGTGTTTGACAAGACACCACCATTAGAAAACAAGGTGAACCTTTATACAATCAAACAAGCTCTGACGCAAGCTGAGACAGTGTGACACATCATAATAGCTCTTCATTTTTGGCTTTGTCAGAACAGCTGATTTGTCCTCCACCCATCTGTTCTTCTCTATTCCTCCTACACTCCACTAACTGACATATTCAGACTCTCCTCAACCCTCTCcgatcctctcctcctctcctctcctctcctctcctctcctctccccccttcATTTCatcttatcttttcttttatGATGACATCTACAGTAAAATATATCATCTCCATCATGACGACAAGAATAGAACATTGACAAGAAGCATAGATGTAATTGATCATCGTCCTATTGTGCTATTCTTGCCCTTCAGTAACGTCATGGTAATACTTGTTTTGCTGAAGTCTGCTGCCTCCCACTGTCTGTTTACAGTATAACATGTGATGGTCACAATGGTtacatgtttctctctctggttTCCTCTGCAGATTCCCAGCTTGAGTGAGTTCCAGTCTGCAATGGATGAAGTCAATAAAACTAATCTCCCATCCAAAATCAAGGAGGtcagtgacatttttaataaacacaaatatgctAATAGTCCTCAATTAATTCAAACACTAATGTAACAACTGTTTAGCAACACTTTGAAGTAAAGCTAATACGTGTTTAATCATAGGCTATATTCATAAGCTTTTTATTGGAGATAATGAACGTAACTGCATTGCCTTTCAGATGGAGGATTATTTCGGCAGCATCCCCCAGCGGGTGACTGATGAGACCAAGGGTATAGTCCAAAGTGAGTGGGCACTTACTGTCACACAGTTCAGGCCTTTACTTCTTTCttaacattcatttgaattaacTGTAAGATAAGACcaattttttaaagatttgtgtgtgtgtgtgtatttttcagGCAGCAAGAAGCTGTTGGGcgacataaaaacacagatctCGCAGGTCACCGATGACATCCCTTTATCTTCTCTGACAAACGTGTTGGATTTTCTGGGCCAGTTGCAGAGCGAAATGGTCAAGTACACACCAGAGATCGAGAGAGCCGAGGAAATAAGGTAAAAAGCCTGAGGCCTGCAAACACATGGGATCAATGCAAGAAAAGCCCCAAAACAATTAGtcatgatgtgtgttttctccaggTCGGGAGTGTGTTTGGCCCTCTGCTGCTTGGTCCTCCTGGTGGTGGTGTGTTACCTCCTGGGTCTGGTGCTGGGTCCTATTGGTCTGTCACCCAAAGACGACCCCACTGAGCGCTCCTGCACCACAGATTGTGGAGGCACCTTCCTGATGATGTGAGTGCTGCTGTCGGTTATATTTTGAGTCTTATATTATGCTCATATCAAAAGGGGATCATCAAAACTGATTCACCTCCTTTCGTCTTCGGTTGGTTTCAGGGGTGCAGGTTTcagcttcctcttctcctgGCTTTTCATGATAGTGGTGACGCTGCTTTTCCTGCTGGGTGGGAACGCCTACACCCTCATCTGTCGGCCCTGGAACAACGGACAACTGCTAGAGGtaatgatttagaaaaaaaacagcgGTATCTGcatgcatcacaaacacaaattacaGACACGTTTTAGATCTCTGAGTTGACAACACTGCCTTCTCTCTCCACAGCTTTTGGCTACTCCAGGTATTATTCCGGGGTACGATTTAGGTCAATCTTTAGGATTGAAAACCAACATCACTATCCCTGATATCTATAGGTATGTGCTGCAAACTCACCTCtcacacagaaagaaatgtgtataCACCTGTAAGgccaaatgaaatatttataactTTTCGATGAATcctttggtctataaaatgtcagaaaaagagtGCAATATGTCGATCACAGTGAATCAAAGTCTAAGGGGActtcttcaaatgtcttgttgtGTTTTGCTGGTCAAAATCTAAagatattttgttaaataatgtatGAGCAAGACtggaaatctccatatttgacAGACTGAAACACAATTTTCTGGTGCTGAAAATTGCTTTAATGGTAGTGAGGCAATATCTTCTTTAAATCGACTTAATCATTAAGTGTACCCATCGTTGCATTTCTATACTGGCATCAACAGTCTCCAtctattctatttctatttgtGACACgaaatacacaaaatgttttaaaaggaaaatatttgtatctgttgtttttaagttaCCAGGGTTCATAAGGCACTTACACTTTTGACTTGTATTAATTTTTACAGAGACTGTAAGCAAAACCAGCCTCTGTGGACAACTCTCCACTTGTATGAGCTCATAAACCTTGACGAGGTGCTCAATGTTTCAAAAGTAAGTTTCCTGTCAGTCCTTTGAAATGATTCcagaacaaacatttttaaacttacAAAAACTTTTTTAGACAtaagttaaaacatgtttgtcattCGCATTCAGTACACGGAGCAGATCCAGCAGGAGTTTGAGAAAACAGTAATCACTCTGCCCAGTGTCACTCTCCTGAGCCCTGAGTTAAAGGAGCAACTCAGCAACTTCTCCAGCAAGGCTTCAAATCTCGACTCCAGTGTTTTCACGGAGAAGGTAACCATTACTCATGTGTCTTTGTGTTAGTCTACTGTCAATAAATGCATCCTTGTGTAACATATACTTATGACCCAGTTCATCGattgtctctctctcagatGAAAAACGTTTCAAACATCAATCTTAATACCACAGCAGATAACCTGGATCTGTTGGCTGCCGCTCAAGTAAGTCACATTTATATCTGTTTCCATTTACACTTCACTCTGCTGTTCTATGCtataaacacatcacatgatTCCTGATTGAATACAGTTTTTTCCCCCTGCCAGTTATGTTCTAATGACCAACCATTTGCATGTTTTCTAGCcgaaaaatgtaataaaaaaagagctcATAAATGAGGCCAGGGACCTGAGGCAGATCCAGGCCGAAATAGAAACGATCATCATCCCACAACTGGTGAGTATCCTGCCCCATCTTAACATCTCTTTTATTCTGGTTCTCAATGTTGACGCCCTATTTTGAATCTAAATATTTACTGCTTTTGCCTTCAGGAAAACCTGAACTCGACCATCAAGAGCTTCGGATCGgttgcagataaaataaatgtaagtgcACCGACTACCACCTGGGATTGCATATAAAGCAAATGtgcctctctttctcattcTCTCCTCTCTGGCTCTTCCAGGGAACAGTGGGGGAGGTGCTGAGCAACGTGGGAATAGCACAAGACTTCCttaacacaaatacaacacagATCGTCAGGACCGTGAGTAGAGGCACGAGTCACATGAGCTCGAAGACAAAGTGCTCCATGTGGTCTGTTAATGCCTGAGGAGGGTCAGTCATTAAGCCAGAGGGGGGCGAGGAGGACGTGTGGTACTGGTTACTGAAACAATGTGCTTGTTGGTTCCACATACACAGCACATAAAAACAATTACCTTCCAATTGTTCGAGTCTTCAATTGTACTTGCGCAAGCTTTTTAGCAACTAATAGCTGTTTCATTTTTTAGTGCTAACTTATATAATGGAAAATGATTCTGAAAATATGGAACAATTGTGTTATGTGGCACACCTCTTTCTTTTACGGCAGTTCTTAGATAGATTTTACGAACGTATTTTtatagattattttattttcactatcttccatgtcatgtgacccaGTGACTTTAAATCAGTGCATCTATTACTACACTGGACACCTCTTGTTATTctatttattactttttctattttttcttaTGGATATTGCTATGAAATTTCAGaatttatttgatcaaattctCTCATACAATTTCTCATTTAAAGCTTCCATATTATGTGACCAGTTTCCTTCTAATATAAACCAGATATAGAAATTATAACTACACTGGACAAGTAAGACACACATATTTGATCGGATAGAggacttattttatttttataataatactgtaattaAATTCTATATATACTATTTCTATTAAAAAGTCCtgatttatttgaataacttcAATGTGACTCCAAATCTGTGCAGCAATCGGTAACAACACTGCACGAGTGGGACACATTTTTGGTTGTTTGGATCTCTTCATGGGATTTGTTGTCAGtgctaaaaatatatatatatatatatatatatatatatatatatatatatatatatatatatatatatatatatatatcatattcaaatacatatattataatagAATtaatttttaatgtttaaaatacataatttaaagCAGTTTGAATTCCCCATACATAATGGTTTAATAATTGCCTTACCTTCACTGCTCATACTGCCATTGAAGTTATTTACGGGTCACTTCAGAGAATTTACCCATAATTCCACATGCTGAGGAGGCCAGGCGTTCCACTGATTCCTCATGACCTCCCACTGTAAAGCAGGGAGAAAATGTGAGGAATTtaatctctttctctccctctcttaccGTTCCAGGAGAGCAGAAAGTTTCTTGGCTGTCAGCTGGGTTACTTCATTGTTTATGCTGACTGGGCCAATCTCACGGTAAGTTGTGTCTTACACTGTAACAGTAAATACACTCAAAGCAAGttaagtgtgtgtctgatgtttgtttgtttgtttgtttgttctgtcaCTGATCTGTGTAATCCCCCTCAGATCACACAGCAGGTGGGCCGCTGTGGGCCGGTGGCAGGAGCTGTGGACTCTGTTGATAATATTCTCTGCTCACACGTTGCGGAATCTCTGGTGAGGATCATATGTTAGCTTCACAAACATCTGCACATCATTATCACTTATTGATTGATATTTtatagatgtgtgttttttattgaacaatttCTCTGTCCCTCCTTAGAATGCTTTCTGGTTCAGTTTGGGCTGGTGCATGATCTTCTTCATCCCAGGAATCATCTTTTCTATGAAACTAGCCAAGTACTACCGGAGGATGAAGCACTCGGATGCCTTTGAGTAAGTACCAGTAACAAAAGAGACCACAACAAAAGTATCTTATAGATCCTATTCAAGTGTTGTGCAGAAACCAAAGGACTGATTCATTTGACcgtgctttctttttctttgaatgCTCTCAATTCTCTATTTCCAGCGACCACTTAATTATGAACCCCATCCCACGGGCCCATACTAAATTCACCTGAGAGGACGGCATATGGGATCACAGCTCtaaaacactgcagacacaaCTGCGTCATCGCAAACTGAAGACACATGGGGCACTCCTGTACAGATGTGGCACATTGTCACTCTGGTGAACAGACggaaaagaaatgtgaatttacctttgaacatgtttttaaaaagaaatccaataAAGACATCAGAGTTGAAACAGATCAGAAGTCAGAGGGAGAGCCTGGTGCTCAAAAACGTTCAACGTTACACAATAGAGTCCTTCTAAAGGAGCTATTTGGTGTGTGGATCTATATTGTTCAACTCTGCtaggtgtttttttatgttaaaatgttactGTAGGGTCGCTGCTGTACAATACATGACAAACTTTACAAAAAGCATCTTTGAAATATCCTCAGGATGACACACAGGGCATGAGGGAATCTGCAGggactttttaatatttaaaggaacattttaaaaacacttgtatgacataaatgttttgtaactatttaatatttgaactcagctgctgctggagtttgGGAATGTACACTTCATATTTGAAACTACATATCAGATTCTTGTTGGAACATTAAGGTACAATGGTTTTTAGTTTGGGGTGCTCAGCAGTGGGTTACCGTGCCAACAGGCTTTTTATAACGTGCCAGCCTCTTGTCTGTTCACCGCCGTGGTTCGGCAACTTAAGTCCAAAggtgaaacacttttttttagtttatattCTTAATGACTTTTGCACTCCTAATGGAAatcaaagcacattttttatttgaatcttaAAATGAATACACTCTTTATGTGTGCCTAGTACAAGTGGTGTCACTGCTGTATGCTAAACTCAATGCTTGtgaatcatttttttatatcatGATTTTGACTGATGTGATTCATATTTCCACACTgatgattgtttgtgtgttaactTTGTAGAACTTGGGACTcgattgtgtgtttgtctctcgGATACACAGCACTTTACATGGTCTGTTTGCTCATTGTGATATAAAGGTTGTGAACATTTCTGCAGCTCTTGTGAAAACTACTGTAAGTAAAAAAATCGCCACTGATCAACAAACTCACCGAGTCTGCTGTgcatttttctacattttagcCGTAACGTAAGTGGAATCTCAGAGAACAGTCACACAAGTCATGAAAGTGCTTTCACAGTTCACATTCATCGGCCAGCATACCTCTTTGTGCATGAACATTCACCACACTGCAGCAGTTTGTCAGGAAAGTTATCAAACTGCAATTGTAACAAATACAGTCTCTGTAAAAAGCTATTTATGATGCTTGTGGCTGATTATCACGCGAATCGTGCGTACCTGTTTTGATTAGATAATGTTCCATTCGTAACAGAATTATGTGCTAAATGACTTTATTAAGCACCGACACTTTTAAAGGACCAGAAGCtaggatttgaaaaaaaacagtttgtggGTACCTGTAATAAATGAAGGAATCATCTTCTTAACCAATCGGAAAAAGGTTTTCAacaatgcaaatacatttttaactttaGAAACCCATACTGGTAGTATGTGATGAATTCAACCCTTCAGTCAATCAGCAAACAAATTCAATCACAACACAATATTGACTAAAGCAGGTGATTATAAGTCCAGTCACGTGGGACAGAGCAGGAGCTCAGTATGGTTATTAAATCTATTCACAGCGTTGCCACAAAATCATTTTGAagctttacatttcattttgaggcAATGCTGACTTCTGTGAGATATTCATTCTAGGCCCTAACCCCaatattaatatgtattatGAAAGTGTCCTTTAAGGACGTTATCTATCCACTGATGCAGCTCTATGTCATATAGTCAGCTGTTCAGAGTCGAGCAGAGGACAGAAGGACAGGTGGGGCCAGcctgtttggatttatttatttccaggATGCCATCTATTATTAGAACAAGTGAATCGATGGCCCACAGCTCCATTAGGATTCAGCCTCTTTTTATACGAGAGACTGGATGAAGAGAAACTCAATCTGAAGGAAGAAATGTGTGGCacaatgtgaaagtgaaagaaagagggagaataTATATAGATTGGTTCAGGGTTATTAGGTATCAGGTTATTCTGAGGCCATCTGACATTTTGTTGCCCTTTAGGAGCTCTCTTATTGCACTCTTACTCTGAAGGTACAGGACTTACCACCCTCTACTTTTCACCTCTAAACTTTTTCCACTCCTGTGATCAGATACCCTCACATCCCACGGTGGAACCTGCCTATTTGCTGAGAACCAGCAGCGACAAACATGCACTCTCACTTTCcttgttttctatgtttttataaGAGACGTATAATGGGTAACAACATTCCTCTTAAAGGCCCCAGACCACCAAATGTTTGAGAGCATTTACACACTCAAATCATTCAACTATATCACGCACGCACGcagcacgcacgcacacacgcacaactGCAGCTATAAGTGGATTTGTCCATGGAAGGGATATGGTGAAACTCAGAAATGGGGGCAGTGGATCATGTGAATGAATAATTGTGTGTACAAGACATAGCTAAGCTTTTACATCAGACTGTTTTTGAGGTCAGACTGCATTAGCTGTAAAGGACTGAATAAATAAACCTAAAAACATGGTTCTCATACCTTATGAAAAAATCTAATTCAAGGACTGTCTAGGCCCAAATTCCTCATATACAAGCAACTAGCCAGGTTTAAGACACAGATAAAGGTTAGTTTCTGTTACGACACCATTGGGAAACATGAAAAAGGAGTAAACAGACCTTGACATGTTAATTTTTTGACATTGAATAGTGTGTGATTGGTGGGCTGGACCTATTGTTGTGCAGTACAGTGTGAATGGAAAATGTTGATGGAGCTGAACAAACCAGAAATACAGTAATCTGTGGAAACAGGAACATGGCAGGTAGGTGACATTAAACGTTTGATAGTGCCATAAAAAACTAGCTAGCTGGCAGAAACAGGTATCGTTAATTTGACTATGTTCATAGTCCCATGGAGGAACACATTAATAAAGCAAGATAAATCAACACATTCTTAAAGCATCTGTGTATCTTACAACACTATAAATTACAAGCTTTGATTACATAACAAGttgtaaatatgtaaaactCGGGACAGAAgttttatcttcattttaatAGCATACATTGGTTCATAAATACTTGTATACATCTTTTCTAACAATGCTTAGAGAGCACCACCAAAAGTAGACAAACTAAAAATGTAGATGTGCACAGATGTCTAGCAAAACCAAAAGGAATTCCTATCGTCACTGTGTCCTCACAGGGGAAGTCGGGGGGTTCCCAGTGAGTCTGAAACTTGTCTGGTACACATTTAACCTCGAGGCACTGAACTGAAATCAAATGCAAACATCttgtaatgtttgtttaaagtgtaCAGAGCTTGGAATGACACGATTGGATCTTAGTCAGCATATATTAGAAATTAAtcattaaaaagtcatttaaaaaaccaCAACCTATTGCTTCGATTTGCCTTCACTTCTTTCTCCAGAGAgtgagaggagctgaggagacAAAGCAGGAATGTGGCACGGCTCTGTAAATGAGGAGCAGCGCTGTGAAAAGCTCTCTGATTGTTCTGCAGCATTTTGGAGTCTGAATGTCACTCAATGTCACTTTTAGAGCTCCTTTGTCAGTAATTTACCCACCCAGGGCCTAGGGGTTGATATTTTAGCAGTCTTctaaataaataaccttttgTTTCAGctaattacaaacaaaaaaatgactaTCTTTGACTAAAACAAGCTTTATATACTGCTCAAACATCTGTAGGCACTTAAATATACTTTTGTTGACGGCACTTGATCAGAAAACATTCACTTAAACAGAAGCATGGCACAAACAATACTGACTGGGTTGATACAAAAGTGCAATCGGTTCCATAGCATGAAAACTAACAGGACCAAGAGAGGACCGAACATCTCTAATAACATTATACCCTCACCGGGGCCAAGAAGGAAGAAGTACATGCACTTATGCAAGCAGCAGGGCGCGTAGTCACAGTGCGCCCAACCCACACTGGAATCCTAACAGAATTACCTCCGAAATTGAATTTAAAGTCAAACTGTGAGTCACTTTTACTGGGTATTACGCCTGGAATTTCCTGTGAGTCGGGCTGGTAGGGGAGAAAGGGGACAAGATGGAGTCTTGAGGACAAATGGATGACAGGAATTGGGTTTgtttaacttacattttttgttttgagcCCCATCGAAACCAGGTTAATGTTTAAGCACAAAACCAGAAGTCAGTAAAGGAACCTTGGACCCCCTTACCCCTCCACCTCTTCTAAAGCATACcacttaaaacaaacatttcaaacacaaagacCAGCTTGTCTCAGTAGATTACCCACTGCATGATCACACTTTGACATCAACTGCTGAAAGGCAGCTAAATTTGGCTACAATAAGAGGAGATCAGCTCAGAATAAAGGCCAAAGAATATTGTACACATTTGATAAACCCCAATAATGAGAGTTAGTGGCTTTGTTTCACtgagcagatacacacactacactgtGTTAACACAATATATTACCAAGGCATTCTGATAAAGGCAAAGCTTTTTTGACGCACATAAACATTCTCATTCACGTGCAGTTAAGGCTTGAGAGATAAATAACATTGTGGATACAGTATATAAACACTTTTAAGACTTAAAATTACCTGTAGTATTTTCACTGGTAAGATCTTCAGTAGTCATTTCATATTTTCGAGTAGTCATACAATagtttgttcttttaaaaacaccatCAAATATCACAATTAACTACATTACACTCATGATATATCTATTACATACTGATTGTTTTCATCCGATTGTCGACACACACTGCTTCACAGTTTGGTCAgattgtgtgttttagtttgttcatgtttttgtgattcAGACTGGGTTAGCAGGAAGTGCCACCATTGCTCTCGGGACAGCCGTCTGTGTGGATGTCTGAGAATCCGGTGTGGCGTCGTTTGTGAGAGATGAGTCTGTGTTAGGATCGGAGACAGTCCTGGGCTGCCTTACAGGGTGACGTGGGGGTGCAGGAGGGGGAAATGTAGGAGACTGTaggatgtctgcgtagcgctGGCTAGGCTTGGTCTCCCTCTGAAGCACTTTTTTCAGCAGAGGTTTCAACAGCCCGACGGTCAGCTGGCCGCTGTGGGAGTCTGCGAAGGGAGAATGGGACGAGGAGGTCGTACTGGACATGGAgaatgaggaggaagaggaggaggattgCGGGTCATTAGGGGAGGGGAGGTTCTTCATCACTAAGTTGAGAATGGAGGTGACCGTGAGGTCCTCAGGGCACAGCGCCCACAGCATGTCCAGATAGGGATCCAGGTCTCTGTGCTGAGCCACCTCACACAGCAGAGTAGTGAAGATCTCCTTGTTGAGCAGCGGACTCTGTTTGCAGAACTTTTGGGCCACCCAGGTGACATGCTCCCAATGCTGCTTGGCTATGAGGATCCTCAGCCCCTGCAGGATGGCATTGGGCCGCCCActgaccagcagcagctccacctcCAGGTCCTGCCGCTTGTCTCTGTCTGGGGTCAGGCTGGACAAGGCGCCAAGAGCTCGTTTGTAGAGTGGCATGTTGTTGTCCCcgccctcccctcctctcccaccGGAGAAGCCCCAAGGGGAAGAGGCAAGGCTCAATCCGAGGCCGGCtgagctctgctgctgctgggcgaGCTCCAGGAAGTGGGACAGCCAGCTGGGTTGGAAATTAAAAACTGAGTGGCAGAGGAGCTCAAACACAGGCATGGCAGCTGTGGAAGTGGAGATTGAAAGTTTGGCTTTACAGTTAGCAACGGGATCACCTTTGAGGCTATGATTGTGTTTTGGCTCGCCGTTTGTGAATGGGAGGGAGGATGGGGTGCTAGACGTCATGGCGGGACTGAGGACAGTTTTCCACACGTCTGGGGAAGCCCTGCTGGACAGAGAGCCCTCTCCGTTGTAGTGTAGCTGCAGGGCGGCCTGCGCTGCTCTCCACGCCTGGGAGGGAAACAGGATGAAGATGGAGTTGAGGTAAAGCAGAGCTTCTTTATCCATCTCTGGGGCCAACAGCAGCCTGGCTACTTCTTTCTCAACTAGACCTTCACACACTGCCTCCACCTCTTTAACAGTCCCCCTCACTAAACTCCCCTTTATTTCCTCCAGAGAGACCAGAGCCTTGAGCTCAGCCTCTAGAGATCCCATTAGTTTATCTTGCCCCGCTGTGTTACCATCTCCGTTCTGCGGGGGCTCAGCTCCTTTCTGCCTCCACCCTGTGCTGAGGTAGCTCCTGAGGATGGTGGATAAAGAGATGGGGGCCTGGAACCTGCCTCCTTTCTTCAGTGTGTCCACAGTGAGCTGGGTGCTGCTCAGGCTCCTCTGCTGGTAGTATTTACAGGCCTCCTCAAACACAGCCTCTACCAGGAGCGCTCCAGGATGAATCCTCTCCACTGTGTCGAGACCATAAGGCTTCAGGTTGTTGACATCTCTGGAATTCCTCTCCCTGTTCACAACCACAAAAAGTCCAGTTTCTGAGAGCAGGTGTGGGGTGCATCTTTCAGTCCTGTTTACATACAATAACCCCTCTTTGTTCAGCATGATCTTTTCCAGCTCCCTGCCACAGTTCACGTCTATCAGATGCAGGTTTTGTCCCATCAGCAGAGCCACGGTGTCCTGGTACATGCATAGGCTTATTTGGGGAGTGCCACATTTCACCATGCAGTTTTCTGCCAGTTTGTACACCTGTCTTAGTGTCCCATCTTTCTGCAGAAGACATACCCACCCTgtgctgagcagcagcagcaggcctccACATCCTGTAGGGGAGAAGTCGTAGATCTCAGGTGGTTGGAGAGTCGATAAATATCCCAAACAGTCCGTCACCAACCTCTTCAAGTCAGACTCTTTAGCTGAAAGCTTTTTCAGGGGAGTGTTTTTACAGGTGGTGCTGACTGTGAAGGTGTCATGGCGAGGGGACCAGGAGAGAAACAATTTGGAGATACTCAACAGCGGCTTCACTCTGACGTCAGGAAGAAGATGCACATATTCACCCGAGCTGACCACACTAAATTTAGGATTATTGTGGAGGGTGATTTTCACTCCCCCCAAGCCGACagccccctcctccacctcaaAGTCTCGTCTGCACACACAGTATCTCAGCTTATTCCTTGTGGAGCTGAGGGCAGGGGTGCTCTCTGAAGGCGGCCTCTCCTCACACCAGATGATAAGATTTGAACAGGCACAGACAGACACCACTCTTGCTCGGGGGCTGTTGCACAAATCTGAAGTTTGCAGGAGATGCCAGCCAGCTTTGCACTCCTGGAATTTCCAAAACTCAACTTTTCCATTCTCATACACCACTGCCACAGCTGCtgtgcctctgctgctgctgctgttgttattattatggtCCAAATATAAGATATCCACAATAGGCACGGTCAGCCGCAAATCCAGCGTCTTCTGGTTCTGGGCAAGATGGGGTCTTTCAT of Eleginops maclovinus isolate JMC-PN-2008 ecotype Puerto Natales chromosome 22, JC_Emac_rtc_rv5, whole genome shotgun sequence contains these proteins:
- the LOC134859213 gene encoding BLOC-2 complex member HPS6 produces the protein MAHLVLEQLSDFGDYTGGKDLIEIFKLTNNNDVKNSLSNVRLSPDGRHVHVILRKPEVVLVTFDKYERPHLAQNQKTLDLRLTVPIVDILYLDHNNNNSSSSRGTAAVAVVYENGKVEFWKFQECKAGWHLLQTSDLCNSPRARVVSVCACSNLIIWCEERPPSESTPALSSTRNKLRYCVCRRDFEVEEGAVGLGGVKITLHNNPKFSVVSSGEYVHLLPDVRVKPLLSISKLFLSWSPRHDTFTVSTTCKNTPLKKLSAKESDLKRLVTDCLGYLSTLQPPEIYDFSPTGCGGLLLLLSTGWVCLLQKDGTLRQVYKLAENCMVKCGTPQISLCMYQDTVALLMGQNLHLIDVNCGRELEKIMLNKEGLLYVNRTERCTPHLLSETGLFVVVNRERNSRDVNNLKPYGLDTVERIHPGALLVEAVFEEACKYYQQRSLSSTQLTVDTLKKGGRFQAPISLSTILRSYLSTGWRQKGAEPPQNGDGNTAGQDKLMGSLEAELKALVSLEEIKGSLVRGTVKEVEAVCEGLVEKEVARLLLAPEMDKEALLYLNSIFILFPSQAWRAAQAALQLHYNGEGSLSSRASPDVWKTVLSPAMTSSTPSSLPFTNGEPKHNHSLKGDPVANCKAKLSISTSTAAMPVFELLCHSVFNFQPSWLSHFLELAQQQQSSAGLGLSLASSPWGFSGGRGGEGGDNNMPLYKRALGALSSLTPDRDKRQDLEVELLLVSGRPNAILQGLRILIAKQHWEHVTWVAQKFCKQSPLLNKEIFTTLLCEVAQHRDLDPYLDMLWALCPEDLTVTSILNLVMKNLPSPNDPQSSSSSSSFSMSSTTSSSHSPFADSHSGQLTVGLLKPLLKKVLQRETKPSQRYADILQSPTFPPPAPPRHPVRQPRTVSDPNTDSSLTNDATPDSQTSTQTAVPRAMVALPANPV
- the prom2 gene encoding prominin-2 codes for the protein MGLHESVSSLRWQGSYGVFRVAVGLMLLGLSMAQSVSPQAACPASAAPQSVPQPQYQDTEKDVMGFLEGFVHSFLQTVQPNALPKDLILNTLQDADRMQQLRPERLREFLVYDVGFLVCTAIGVLYIVLMPIVGFFLACCRCCGNCGGKMYQKQTSSTNCHRRSLYWTAFGTTSIILAGNVCMFISNKDITVSVDQSQVELNKTINNIQFFLTSVPQQIDKVVNESYRTVEEVSRNLDAIGPQLGKEIQEKFRGTLDPALQWVRLLDQETVNTSLQLSKLKSSVTQLQSSMNHLQDNFTAVKNRILQTLSMAECFGCTSKKPELEKLTLDTDLNIPSLSEFQSAMDEVNKTNLPSKIKEMEDYFGSIPQRVTDETKGIVQSSKKLLGDIKTQISQVTDDIPLSSLTNVLDFLGQLQSEMVKYTPEIERAEEIRSGVCLALCCLVLLVVVCYLLGLVLGPIGLSPKDDPTERSCTTDCGGTFLMMGAGFSFLFSWLFMIVVTLLFLLGGNAYTLICRPWNNGQLLELLATPGIIPGYDLGQSLGLKTNITIPDIYRDCKQNQPLWTTLHLYELINLDEVLNVSKYTEQIQQEFEKTVITLPSVTLLSPELKEQLSNFSSKASNLDSSVFTEKMKNVSNINLNTTADNLDLLAAAQPKNVIKKELINEARDLRQIQAEIETIIIPQLENLNSTIKSFGSVADKINGTVGEVLSNVGIAQDFLNTNTTQIVRTESRKFLGCQLGYFIVYADWANLTITQQVGRCGPVAGAVDSVDNILCSHVAESLNAFWFSLGWCMIFFIPGIIFSMKLAKYYRRMKHSDAFDDHLIMNPIPRAHTKFT